A single region of the Phalacrocorax aristotelis chromosome 17, bGulAri2.1, whole genome shotgun sequence genome encodes:
- the PKN3 gene encoding serine/threonine-protein kinase N3 isoform X2: protein MAAGTPQGSCLLQLGNGVNLMDPSFQQKLEGEKELLRRAIQKELKIKEGAENLRKATTDRKNLVHIEHVLKSSNQKLEQLHWELQELNARIVITDKEEMKTDGSVSPDPCLWERNPDPMARKVEALKKQLHVEMKVKQGAENMIQMYSTSKERKLLATAQQMLQDSKTKIEIIRMHIVKVSQSAGGMEDTVDPAVRMGTSISALELRIEELRHHLRIEAAVAEGAKNVLKILGGSRVQDRKFLPEAQGRLQESSQKIDLLRLSLERQLTELSPDHPKRALIKQELVNTSSLGAQHGSIQPTSVIKPTALTGTLEVRLMGCQDLLENVPGRSRMTSSSPICGSPSDLRSLSRTRVGLGIHGRSVAGKYLRNEEPCNEVLAVLKVDNKVVGQTNWGPVNNQAWDQSFVIELDRSRELEIAIYWRDWRELCAVKFLRLDDFLDNERHGMCLSLEPQGMLFAEVMFCNPVIERKPKLQRQKRIFPKQKGKEFLRAPQMNINVAAWGRLMMSFLPPCSSMSTLSPPLHGPIHTDFPPVPPQSHVESMSKLSSDFPVAKLTFADEAPPKPPRLFLMANFKESTPFPADSPCVKRLHVEEKSCSSVLTEFPIQASPRKRTVQLEDFHCIAMLGRGHFGKVLLAQYKPTGKLYAIKALKKKDIIRRDEIDSLNCEKRIFEVVNSSDHPFLVNMFACFQTPHHACFVMEYTPGGDLMMRIHEDVFPEHMAQFYTACVVLGLQFLHEKKIVYRDLKLDNLLLDAEGFVKIADFGLCKEGIGFGDRTNTFCGTPEFLAPEVLTDISYTRAVDWWGLGVLIYEMLVGESPFPGDDEEEVFDSIVNDEVRYPRFLSSEALSIIRKLLRKCPDRRLGAGEKDAEEIKIQAFFKEIDWDALFARTLKPPFVPTLRDPTDISNFDEEFTSQKPILTPPEEVAVLTRKEQTIFKDFDFVSRHLVDV from the exons GGCAGCTGTCTCTTGCAGCTGGGCAATGGTGTGAACTTGATGGACCCAAGCTTCCAGCAAAAACTGGAGGGTGAGAAGGAACTACTTCGACGTGCTATACAGAAAGAACTGAAGATTAAAGAGGGAGCAGAAAATCTGCGCAAAGCGACAACAGACAGAAAGAATCTTGTTCATATAGAGCATGTGCTGAAGTCTTCCAACCAAAAACTGGAGCAACTGCATTGGGAGCTGCAGGAACTTAATGCAAGGATTGTAATAACAGACAAAGAGGAGATGAAGACAG ATGGATCTGTGTCTCCAGATCCTTGTCTCTGGGAAAGAAACCCCGACCCCATGGCAAGGAAGGTTGAAGCtctgaaaaagcagctgcatGTTGAAATGAAAGTGAAACAAGGAGCTGAGAACATGATCCAAATGTATTCAACATCCAAG GAGCGGAAGCTGCTGGCTACAGCTCAGCAGATGCTTCAGGACAGCAAGACAAAGATTGAAATAATCCGCATGCACATCGTGAAAGTATCTCAGTCAGCAGGAGGGATGGAAGATACAGTGGATCCAGCAG TGAGGATGGGGACTTCCATCAGTGCTTTGGAGCTGCGTATTGAGGAGCTGAGACATCACCTGCGCATTGAAGCTGCTGTAGCCGAGGGGGCAAAGAATGTGCTGAAGATCCTAGGAGGGAGTCGGGTACAGGATCGCAAGTTTTTGCCTGAG GCTCAGGGTCGTTTGCAAGAGTCCTCTCAGAAGATTGACCTGCTGCGCTTGTCCTTGGAACGTCAGCTTACTGAGCTTTCTCCTGATCACCCAAAAAGAGCACTCATCAAGCAGGAACTAGTTAATACTTCCTCCCTGGGAGCTCAGCATGGCAGCATCCAACCCACTTCAGTCATCAAACCTACAGCCCTTACAG GAACATTggaagtgagactgatggggTGTCAGGATCTGTTGGAAAATGTTCCAGGACGTTCACGAATGACTAGTTCTTCTCCCATCTGTGGCAGCCCAAGCGATTTGAGGTCCCTTTCCCGAACACGAGTTGGCCTGGGTATCCATGGCCGTAGTGTTGCAGGAAAGTACCTGCGGAATGAAGAGCCTTGTA ATGAGGTCCTTGCTGTGCTCAAAGTGGACAATAAAGTGGTTGGCCAAACAAACTGGGGACCAGTTAATAACCAAGCATGGGACCAGAGCTTTGTCATTGAACTGGATCGG TCTCGTGAGCTAGAAATTGCAATATATTGGAGAGACTGGAGAGAGCTATGTGCAGTGAAGTTTTTACGTTTGGATGATTTCCTTGATAATGAGCGTCATGGGATGTGCCTCTCACTCGAACCCCAAGGAATGCTTTTTGCAGAG GTGATGTTCTGTAATCCTGTCATTGAGAGAAAGCCAAAACTGCAGCGGCAGAAACGCATTTTCCCCAAACAGAAAG GGAAGGAATTTCTCCGAGCTCCTCAAATGAACATAAATGTTGCTGCTTGGGGCCGCCTGATGATGAGTTTCCTCCCTCCATGTAGTTCCATGAGCACTCTGAGTCCCCCACTTCATGGTCCCATTCACACAGACTTCCCTCCAGTTCCTCCACAAAGTCATGTTGAATCCATGTCCAAACTGAGTAG TGACTTTCCTGTGGCAAAGCTTACGTTTGCTGATGAAGCACCACCCAAGCCTCCACGCCTTTTTTTGATGGCCAACTTCAAGGAGTCAACACCATTTCCTGCAGATTCTCCG TGTGTGAAGAGGCTGCATGTTGAGGAGAAGTCTTGCAGCTCTGTTCTGACAGAATTTCCAATCCAAGCATCTCCAAG GAAAAGGACAGTTCAGCTTGAGGATTTTCACTGCATCGCTATGTTGGGACGTGGCCACTTTGGGAAG GTACTGCTGGCCCAATACAAGCCAACTGGGAAGCTATATGCTATCAAAGccttgaagaaaaaagatattattAGGAGAGATGAAATTGATAG CTTGAACTGTGAGAAGCGAATATTTGAAGTGGTCAATTCTTCTGATCATCCATTCCTTGTGAACATGTTTGCATGTTTCCAGACACCTCATCATGCATGTTTTGTGATGGAATATACTCCAGGTGGTGATCTTATGATGCGTATACATGAAGATGTCTTTCCCGAGCATATGGCACA GTTTTATACAGCCTGCGTAGTCTTGGGGCTCCAATTCTTGCATGAGAAGAAAATTGTTTATAG GGACCTGAAATTGGATAATCTGCTTTTAGATGCTGAAGGATTTGTGAAGATTGCAGATTTTGGATTGTGTAAGGAAG GAATAGGTTTTGGAGACCGCACAAACACCTTCTGTGGCACCCCTGAATTTCTGGCTCCAGAAGTCCTGACAGACATCTCGTATACTCGGGCAGtagactggtgggggttgggtGTACTCATTTATGAGATGCTTGTTGGTGAG TCACCATTCCCTGGAGATGATGAGGAAGAAGTCTTTGACAGTATTGTCAATGATGAAGTCCGGTATCCACGATTCCTTTCATCTGAGGCACTTTCTATAATCCGTAAG CTTCTTCGGAAATGTCCAGACCGTAGactgggagcaggggaaaaagatgcagaagagaTTAAAATCCAGGCCTTCTTTAAG GAAATTGATTGGGATGCCTTGTTTGCCAGGACTCTGAAGCCCCCTTTTGTGCCCACTTTAAGAGATCCGACTGACATTAGCAACTTTGATGAAGAGTTTACATCACAAAAACCAATCCTTACTCCTCCAGAGGAGGTTGCTGTCCTAACCCGTAAGGAACAAACTATCTTCAAGGACTTTGACTTTGTTTCCAGACACCTTGTAGATGTTTGA
- the PKN3 gene encoding serine/threonine-protein kinase N3 isoform X1 → MDPSFQQKLEGEKELLRRAIQKELKIKEGAENLRKATTDRKNLVHIEHVLKSSNQKLEQLHWELQELNARIVITDKEEMKTDGSVSPDPCLWERNPDPMARKVEALKKQLHVEMKVKQGAENMIQMYSTSKERKLLATAQQMLQDSKTKIEIIRMHIVKVSQSAGGMEDTVDPAVRMGTSISALELRIEELRHHLRIEAAVAEGAKNVLKILGGSRVQDRKFLPEAQGRLQESSQKIDLLRLSLERQLTELSPDHPKRALIKQELVNTSSLGAQHGSIQPTSVIKPTALTGTLEVRLMGCQDLLENVPGRSRMTSSSPICGSPSDLRSLSRTRVGLGIHGRSVAGKYLRNEEPCNEVLAVLKVDNKVVGQTNWGPVNNQAWDQSFVIELDRSRELEIAIYWRDWRELCAVKFLRLDDFLDNERHGMCLSLEPQGMLFAEVMFCNPVIERKPKLQRQKRIFPKQKGKEFLRAPQMNINVAAWGRLMMSFLPPCSSMSTLSPPLHGPIHTDFPPVPPQSHVESMSKLSSDFPVAKLTFADEAPPKPPRLFLMANFKESTPFPADSPCVKRLHVEEKSCSSVLTEFPIQASPRKRTVQLEDFHCIAMLGRGHFGKVLLAQYKPTGKLYAIKALKKKDIIRRDEIDSLNCEKRIFEVVNSSDHPFLVNMFACFQTPHHACFVMEYTPGGDLMMRIHEDVFPEHMAQFYTACVVLGLQFLHEKKIVYRDLKLDNLLLDAEGFVKIADFGLCKEGIGFGDRTNTFCGTPEFLAPEVLTDISYTRAVDWWGLGVLIYEMLVGESPFPGDDEEEVFDSIVNDEVRYPRFLSSEALSIIRKLLRKCPDRRLGAGEKDAEEIKIQAFFKEIDWDALFARTLKPPFVPTLRDPTDISNFDEEFTSQKPILTPPEEVAVLTRKEQTIFKDFDFVSRHLVDV, encoded by the exons ATGGACCCAAGCTTCCAGCAAAAACTGGAGGGTGAGAAGGAACTACTTCGACGTGCTATACAGAAAGAACTGAAGATTAAAGAGGGAGCAGAAAATCTGCGCAAAGCGACAACAGACAGAAAGAATCTTGTTCATATAGAGCATGTGCTGAAGTCTTCCAACCAAAAACTGGAGCAACTGCATTGGGAGCTGCAGGAACTTAATGCAAGGATTGTAATAACAGACAAAGAGGAGATGAAGACAG ATGGATCTGTGTCTCCAGATCCTTGTCTCTGGGAAAGAAACCCCGACCCCATGGCAAGGAAGGTTGAAGCtctgaaaaagcagctgcatGTTGAAATGAAAGTGAAACAAGGAGCTGAGAACATGATCCAAATGTATTCAACATCCAAG GAGCGGAAGCTGCTGGCTACAGCTCAGCAGATGCTTCAGGACAGCAAGACAAAGATTGAAATAATCCGCATGCACATCGTGAAAGTATCTCAGTCAGCAGGAGGGATGGAAGATACAGTGGATCCAGCAG TGAGGATGGGGACTTCCATCAGTGCTTTGGAGCTGCGTATTGAGGAGCTGAGACATCACCTGCGCATTGAAGCTGCTGTAGCCGAGGGGGCAAAGAATGTGCTGAAGATCCTAGGAGGGAGTCGGGTACAGGATCGCAAGTTTTTGCCTGAG GCTCAGGGTCGTTTGCAAGAGTCCTCTCAGAAGATTGACCTGCTGCGCTTGTCCTTGGAACGTCAGCTTACTGAGCTTTCTCCTGATCACCCAAAAAGAGCACTCATCAAGCAGGAACTAGTTAATACTTCCTCCCTGGGAGCTCAGCATGGCAGCATCCAACCCACTTCAGTCATCAAACCTACAGCCCTTACAG GAACATTggaagtgagactgatggggTGTCAGGATCTGTTGGAAAATGTTCCAGGACGTTCACGAATGACTAGTTCTTCTCCCATCTGTGGCAGCCCAAGCGATTTGAGGTCCCTTTCCCGAACACGAGTTGGCCTGGGTATCCATGGCCGTAGTGTTGCAGGAAAGTACCTGCGGAATGAAGAGCCTTGTA ATGAGGTCCTTGCTGTGCTCAAAGTGGACAATAAAGTGGTTGGCCAAACAAACTGGGGACCAGTTAATAACCAAGCATGGGACCAGAGCTTTGTCATTGAACTGGATCGG TCTCGTGAGCTAGAAATTGCAATATATTGGAGAGACTGGAGAGAGCTATGTGCAGTGAAGTTTTTACGTTTGGATGATTTCCTTGATAATGAGCGTCATGGGATGTGCCTCTCACTCGAACCCCAAGGAATGCTTTTTGCAGAG GTGATGTTCTGTAATCCTGTCATTGAGAGAAAGCCAAAACTGCAGCGGCAGAAACGCATTTTCCCCAAACAGAAAG GGAAGGAATTTCTCCGAGCTCCTCAAATGAACATAAATGTTGCTGCTTGGGGCCGCCTGATGATGAGTTTCCTCCCTCCATGTAGTTCCATGAGCACTCTGAGTCCCCCACTTCATGGTCCCATTCACACAGACTTCCCTCCAGTTCCTCCACAAAGTCATGTTGAATCCATGTCCAAACTGAGTAG TGACTTTCCTGTGGCAAAGCTTACGTTTGCTGATGAAGCACCACCCAAGCCTCCACGCCTTTTTTTGATGGCCAACTTCAAGGAGTCAACACCATTTCCTGCAGATTCTCCG TGTGTGAAGAGGCTGCATGTTGAGGAGAAGTCTTGCAGCTCTGTTCTGACAGAATTTCCAATCCAAGCATCTCCAAG GAAAAGGACAGTTCAGCTTGAGGATTTTCACTGCATCGCTATGTTGGGACGTGGCCACTTTGGGAAG GTACTGCTGGCCCAATACAAGCCAACTGGGAAGCTATATGCTATCAAAGccttgaagaaaaaagatattattAGGAGAGATGAAATTGATAG CTTGAACTGTGAGAAGCGAATATTTGAAGTGGTCAATTCTTCTGATCATCCATTCCTTGTGAACATGTTTGCATGTTTCCAGACACCTCATCATGCATGTTTTGTGATGGAATATACTCCAGGTGGTGATCTTATGATGCGTATACATGAAGATGTCTTTCCCGAGCATATGGCACA GTTTTATACAGCCTGCGTAGTCTTGGGGCTCCAATTCTTGCATGAGAAGAAAATTGTTTATAG GGACCTGAAATTGGATAATCTGCTTTTAGATGCTGAAGGATTTGTGAAGATTGCAGATTTTGGATTGTGTAAGGAAG GAATAGGTTTTGGAGACCGCACAAACACCTTCTGTGGCACCCCTGAATTTCTGGCTCCAGAAGTCCTGACAGACATCTCGTATACTCGGGCAGtagactggtgggggttgggtGTACTCATTTATGAGATGCTTGTTGGTGAG TCACCATTCCCTGGAGATGATGAGGAAGAAGTCTTTGACAGTATTGTCAATGATGAAGTCCGGTATCCACGATTCCTTTCATCTGAGGCACTTTCTATAATCCGTAAG CTTCTTCGGAAATGTCCAGACCGTAGactgggagcaggggaaaaagatgcagaagagaTTAAAATCCAGGCCTTCTTTAAG GAAATTGATTGGGATGCCTTGTTTGCCAGGACTCTGAAGCCCCCTTTTGTGCCCACTTTAAGAGATCCGACTGACATTAGCAACTTTGATGAAGAGTTTACATCACAAAAACCAATCCTTACTCCTCCAGAGGAGGTTGCTGTCCTAACCCGTAAGGAACAAACTATCTTCAAGGACTTTGACTTTGTTTCCAGACACCTTGTAGATGTTTGA
- the ZDHHC12 gene encoding palmitoyltransferase ZDHHC12 — protein MGAGGLCVRAAHTALSGGLALGLFLHRTDLQKKEERGELLQPLIFVLLVFCSVLLYFKVSLMDPGFVKSEEEAKAGKSEEQSMAIPQVPSNIKMRRCGYCMVKQPMRAKHCQLCQHCVRRYDHHCPWIENCVGEKNHPLFIAYLSVQLVVLLWGGHIAWSGLYFEQSWDWLQHNILLLVTFLLIVIFTIVVLLLLISHLYLISCNTTTWEFMSHHRISYLRHSELENPFDQGIILNLWRFFCSCHLTVWETIYFHRNNEPV, from the exons ATGGGGGCTGGCGGGCTGTGCGTGAGGGCGGCGCACACGGCCCTTAGCGGGGGCTTGGCGCTGGGGCTCTTCCTGCACCGCACAG ATctgcaaaagaaagaggagCGCGGcgagctgctgcagccactgaTCTTCGTCTTACTGGttttctgctctgtcctgtTGTACTTTAAGGTGTCTCTCATGGATCCGGGTTTTGTTAAGTCTGAAGAGGAAGCGAAG GCAGGCAAGAGCGAAGAACAAAGCATGGCGATACCCCAAGTTCCAAGTAATATTAAGATGCGGCGATGTGGTTACTGCATGGTGAAG caacCAATGCGAGCCAAGCACTGCCAGCTGTGCCAACACTGTGTACGGCGTTACGATCATCACTGTCCCTGGATTGAGAACTGTGTAGGAGAGAAGAATCATCCCCTCTTCATAGCCTACTTGAGCGTGCAGCTTGTAGTTTTGCTGTGGGGAGGTCACATTGCTTG GTCAGGCCTCTACTTTGAACAGTCCTGGGACTGGCTGCAGCACAACATTCTCCTCCTCGTGACCTTCCTCCTGATAGTCATATTCACCATTgttgtcctgctgctgcttattTCACACCTCTATCTGATCTCATGCAACACCACCACCTGGGAATTCATGTCACATCACCGCATCTCCTACCTGCGACACTCTGAGTTGGAGAATCCCTTTGACCAAGGCATAATCCTCAATCTCTGGAGATTCTTCTGTTCGTGCCACCTCACTGTATGGGAGACAATCTATTTTCACAGGAACAATGAGCCTGTCTAG